The following coding sequences lie in one Cannabis sativa cultivar Pink pepper isolate KNU-18-1 chromosome 5, ASM2916894v1, whole genome shotgun sequence genomic window:
- the LOC115716671 gene encoding calcium-dependent protein kinase 26-like — MAVALSNSSSEPSSSTWLGNSYKVANLNTTILEANQNSNLKDQYTLGVELGWGQFGVIRACTDKSTGEALACKSIAKDRLVTSDDVRSVKLEIEIMTRLSGHPNVVDLKAVYEEEDYVHLVMELCAGGELFHKLEKHGRFSECETRVLFRHLMQVVLYCHENGVVHRDLKPENILLATKASSSPIKLADFGLATYIKPGQNLHGLVGSPFYIAPEVLAGGYNQAADVWSAGVILYILLSGIPPFWGKTKSRIFDAVRVADLRFPSNPWDHISESATDLIKRMLCTDPCQRLSAQQVLDHSWMTTNESKPQQPSQCASQSCGAWDEGGCSFSSPFMSRNQDPSFGNGSLINSDDTQSPAFTCRSSFSSFLVEPSTPCLASGGFSFRSCGESIGIGTDVSSPIPSMPSFAFFSPASVVEKTNCIEEVSANTSVVEAIHEGASLEKLLMLSTHLENSKPSEAKRAGLTCWSKVAGIHSKRNHTIGLGEHEKIDLIVTESVIRWSSCTHLPTSLRSSLVC, encoded by the exons ATGGCTGTTGCTCTTAGCAACAGCAGCAGTGAACCATCATCATCAACATGGCTCGGCAACTCTTACAAAGTTGCAAACTTAAACACAACAATTTTGGAGGCAAATCAGAACTCAAATCTGAAAGATCAGTACACACTTGGTGTGGAATTGGGTTGGGGGCAGTTTGGTGTTATCAGGGCATGTACTGATAAGTCAACAGGAGAAGCTTTAGCCTGCAAATCAATTGCTAAAGATAGACTGGTGACCTCAGATGATGTGAGGAGCGTCAAGCTTGAAATTGAGATTATGACAAGGCTATCTGGGCACCCAAATGTTGTAGATCTAAAGGCTGTTTACGAAGAGGAAGACTATGTTCATTTGGTTATGGAGCTTTGTGCTGGAGGGGAGCTTTTCCACAAGTTAGAGAAGCATGGGAGATTCTCCGAGTGTGAAACAAGGGTTCTCTTCAGGCATCTCATGCAGGTGGTTTTATATTGTCATGAAAATGGGGTTGTTCATAGAGATTTGAAGCCTGAGAACATCCTCCTGGCCACAAAAGCATCATCATCTCCAATTAAATTGGCAGATTTTGGACTTGCAACGTATATCAAGCCTG GACAGAATTTACATGGGTTAGTTGGGAGTCCATTTTATATAGCTCCAGAGGTACTTGCTGGGGGCTATAACCAGGCTGCAGATGTTTGGAGTGCCGGTGTAATCCTTTACATTCTTCTCAGTGGCATCCCTCCATTTTGGGGAAAAACTAAGTCACGGATTTTTGATGCCGTCAGGGTAGCTGATCTTAGGTTCCCATCTAATCCTTGGGATCATATTTCAGAGTCAGCTACAGATTTGATTAAGAGAATGCTTTGTACAGATCCTTGTCAAAGGCTTAGTGCTCAGCAGGTTTTAG ATCATTCATGGATGACTACTAATGAATCAAAGCCTCAACAACCAAGTCAATGTGCAAGTCAAAGTTGTGGAGCGTGGGATGAGGGTGGCTGCTCATTTTCTTCTCCATTCATGTCGAGAAATCAAGACCCCAGTTTTGGCAATGGATCACTAATTAATTCTGACGACACTCAGTCACCTGCATTCACATGCAGATCATCTTTTTCTTCATTCCTAGTGGAACCGTCAACTCCTTGCTTAGCATCTGGTGGTTTTTCGTTTCGCAGCTGTGGTGAATCCATTGGTATTGGTACTGATGTTTCTTCACCTATTCCGTCAATGCCAAGCTTTGCATTCTTCAGCCCTGCTTCTGTTGTCGAGAAAACAAATTGTATTGAAGAGGTTTCAGCGAACACATCTGTAGTAGAAGCAATACATGAAG GGGCAAGCTTGGAAAAGTTGCTCATGTTGTCTACACATCTGGAGAACAGCAAGCCAAGTGAGGCTAAAAGAGCTGGGCTAACATGTTGGTCCAAGGTAGCAGGCATTCACAGCAAGAGAAATCACACGATTGGGCTTGGCGAGCATGAGAAAATTGATTTGATAGTGACAGAATCAGTCATTCGTTGGTCCTCTTGCACACACTTGCCCACTTCTCTTAGATCTTCACTTGTCTGTTGA
- the LOC115716672 gene encoding zinc finger CCCH domain-containing protein 48 yields the protein MDVDGGGNKRVFHRLTGPSSDSKNQKVCYHWRAGKCNRFPCPFLHRELHPPAVHPPNGTAPSSSKRHHAFAASAEDHSGPRRVPHNNTWGRVHGGNAGGNKFVRKTDKVCNYWIQGNCTYGDKCKFLHSWTMGDGFSLLTQLEGHQNVVTGIALPSGSDKLYTGSKDETVRIWDCQSGQCAAVIQLGCEVGCMISEGPWIFVGMLNMVKAWNTQTNTESSLTGPVGQVYSLVVGNELLFAGTQDGSILVWKFNVSTNCFEPLTSLKGHSLPVVSLVVGANRLYSGSMDHSIKVWSLETLQCLQTLTDHSAVVMSVLCWDQFLLSCSLDQTIKVWVSTQNGGLEVTYTHNEEHGVLALCGMHDSEGKPVLLSSCNDNSVRLYDLPSFTERGKFFSKQEVRSIQVGPGGLFFTGDGTGQVRVWNMVAETASTA from the exons ATGGATGTGGACGGAGGGGGAAACAAGCGCGTCTTTCATAGGCTGACCGGTCCCTCCTCTGACTCGAAGAACCAAAAGGTCTGTTACCATTGGAGAGCGGGCAAGTGCAATCGCTTCCCCTGCCCCTTTCTTCACAGAGAATTACATCCCCCGGCGGTGCACCCTCCTAATGGAACGGCGCCGTCTTCTTCGAAACGCCACCACGCCTTTGCCGCCTCCGCCGAAGATCATTCGGGTCCCCGCCGCGTCCCGCATAATAACACTTGGGGTAGAGTCCATGGCGGCAACGCCGGTGGCAATAAATTTGTCCGTAAGACGGACAAGGTTTGTAATTATTGGATTCAAGGGAACTGTACGTATGGTGATAAGTGCAAGTTTTTGCATTCGTGGACTATGGGGGATGGCTTCTCATTGTTGACGCAGCTGGAGGGGCATCAGAAT GTTGTCACTGGAATTGCTCTGCCATCTGGGTCTGATAAGCTTTATACTGGTAGCAAAGATGAGACAGTGCGGATATGGGATTGCCAGTCTGGACAG tGCGCAGCTGTTATTCAACTTGGCTGTGAAGTGGGCTGTATGATCAGTGAAGGTCCTTGGATTTTTGTTGGTATGCTGAACATGGTGAAG GCATGGAATACCCAAACTAACACAGAATCGAGTCTTACTGGGCCTGTGGGGCAAGTGTATTCCCTTGTTGTGGGTAATGAGTTGCTCTTTGCTGGTACACAG GATGGATCTATACTTGTGTGGAAATTTAATGTATCTACCAATTGTTTTGAACCACTCACATCACTCAAAGGTCACTCACTTCCAGTTGTTTCATTAGTAGTTGGGGCTAACAGGCTCTACTCGGGTTCCATGGACCATTCCATAAAG GTTTGGAGCCTTGAAACATTGCAGTGTTTACAGACACTGACAGACCATAGTGCCGTGGTTATGTCTGTTCTTTGCTGGGATCAGTTTCTTCTATCATGTTCCTTAGACCAAACAATAAAG GTGTGGGTTTCTACACAAAATGGGGGCTTGGAAGTAACATATACTCACAATGAAGAGCAT GGTGTTCTTGCTCTCTGTGGTATGCATGATTCAGAAGGAAAACCGGTGTTGCTAAGTTCTTGCAATGACAACTCTGTTCGCCTCTATGATCTGCCATC GTTTACCGAGAGGGGAAAATTTTTCTCGAAACAAGAGGTACGATCAATTCAGGTAGGCCCTGGTGGCCTATTTTTCACCGGAGATGGAACGGGTCAAGTGAGAGTATGGAACATGGTAGCTGAAACAGCTTCCACTGCCTAA